Proteins encoded by one window of Listeria cossartiae subsp. cossartiae:
- a CDS encoding SMI1/KNR4 family protein produces the protein MDVFEKLEDFFKQHSGLKGQPATEEQIHEAEKILDVQFNKQYIHFIKQFGGAFGGISIHAFNNGSLIGKATVIDLTLKFRNIYGETISKELSESYVISDDGSGNPILMDTAGKITIYYHDSGESELLYDSLQELLTLTMQKII, from the coding sequence TTGGATGTTTTTGAGAAACTAGAAGATTTTTTTAAGCAGCATAGTGGTTTGAAGGGGCAACCAGCGACTGAGGAGCAAATACATGAAGCTGAGAAAATACTAGATGTGCAGTTTAATAAGCAATATATTCATTTTATAAAGCAGTTTGGTGGCGCTTTTGGAGGGATAAGTATTCATGCATTTAACAATGGTTCATTAATTGGAAAGGCAACAGTAATTGATTTAACCCTCAAGTTTAGAAATATTTATGGAGAAACTATCTCGAAAGAATTAAGCGAGAGTTATGTTATTTCAGATGATGGTTCAGGAAATCCAATTTTGATGGATACTGCTGGAAAAATAACTATCTATTATCATGACTCTGGAGAAAGTGAATTGTTATATGATTCACTACAAGAATTGTTGACTTTAACAATGCAGAAAATCATATAA
- a CDS encoding SMI1/KNR4 family protein — translation MMTSSFIEEVERLMILSETAYQFSGTGTPELIKLYQDSLGNEFPESYKVFLEKYGTLTFNGESFYGISKRGLGAASIPDVRYATEQARALGDINKELIMIKNSGYGSIFSIDTSTIGDAGEPVIVETQLSFKHNAEKRIVADNFGEFLLVEIEESLTNF, via the coding sequence ATGATGACTAGTAGTTTTATTGAGGAAGTAGAGAGACTAATGATTCTAAGCGAAACAGCCTATCAATTTAGTGGGACCGGGACACCTGAATTAATTAAGCTTTATCAGGACTCTTTAGGGAATGAATTTCCTGAGTCGTACAAGGTTTTTTTAGAAAAATATGGAACGTTAACTTTTAATGGCGAGTCTTTTTATGGCATATCTAAAAGGGGTTTGGGCGCAGCATCTATCCCAGACGTTAGGTACGCAACAGAACAGGCGCGTGCACTTGGGGATATAAATAAAGAGCTGATTATGATAAAGAATTCAGGCTATGGTTCAATTTTTTCCATAGACACTTCGACGATTGGAGATGCGGGGGAGCCTGTGATAGTTGAAACGCAATTATCATTCAAACACAATGCCGAGAAGAGAATTGTAGCGGATAATTTTGGGGAATTTTTGCTAGTGGAAATAGAAGAATCTTTAACCAATTTTTGA